In Dehalococcoidales bacterium, the following are encoded in one genomic region:
- the gyrB gene encoding DNA topoisomerase (ATP-hydrolyzing) subunit B, which produces MAKNPASTTATSEYNADAIHVLGGREAVRRRPGMYIGSTDQRGLQHLIYEIAYNSIDEAMAGFCDKVKVTIHADNSVMVEDNGRGIPVDTHPTTKLSALETVMTTLHAGAKFGGKTYQVSGGLHGVGASVVNALSRWLTVRVKRNGKIYQQEYKQGIPQTGVVEVGEAGETGTTIIFLADEEIFGGARYDFDTLSERLREMAYLNKGVEISIKDERIDDERTFYFEGGLTSFVRHLNRNRVVRHPLPIYISGTANGTIVEVALQYNDGFTESVFSFANCVNTIDGGSHLTGFRTALTRVLNDYARKSKLIKEDEPNLTGEDVREGLTAVISVKLTEPQFEGQTKAKLGNPETKGAVEVAMGEGLSLYLEEHPDDLKKIIEKCLLAAKAREAARKARDLIVRKSGLYAGTLPGKLAECSEKDPAHCELYLVEGDSAGGSAKQGRNRRFQAILPLRGKILNVEKAPPDKILAHEEIRAIITALGAGLDDELDLARLRYHRVILMTDADVDGSHIRTLLLTFFFRHMMELIHHGHLFIAQPPLYRVKSARTEQWLYSEQEKEEALRGLKGTRNVDVQRYKGLGEMSAEQLWETTMNPDTRTLITVNIDDAAKADQVFNMLMGDEVPPRKAFIQAHAKSVKNLDV; this is translated from the coding sequence GCCAAGAACCCGGCTTCAACAACGGCAACGAGCGAATACAACGCCGACGCGATTCATGTCCTCGGGGGACGGGAGGCGGTACGCCGCCGGCCCGGCATGTACATCGGCAGCACGGACCAGCGCGGACTGCAGCACCTCATTTACGAGATTGCGTACAACAGCATCGATGAAGCCATGGCCGGTTTCTGCGATAAGGTCAAGGTAACCATTCACGCAGACAATTCCGTCATGGTGGAGGATAACGGGCGTGGTATCCCCGTCGATACCCACCCCACCACCAAGCTCTCCGCCCTGGAGACGGTAATGACCACCCTGCACGCCGGGGCCAAGTTCGGCGGCAAGACCTATCAGGTATCCGGCGGGTTACACGGGGTCGGCGCTTCAGTAGTGAACGCCCTTTCCCGCTGGCTCACCGTCAGGGTCAAGCGGAACGGCAAGATTTACCAGCAGGAATACAAGCAGGGGATACCACAGACCGGCGTTGTCGAAGTCGGTGAAGCCGGTGAAACAGGCACGACCATTATTTTCCTGGCTGACGAAGAGATATTCGGCGGCGCCAGGTATGACTTTGATACCCTGAGTGAACGCCTGAGAGAGATGGCCTACCTGAATAAAGGGGTGGAAATCTCAATCAAGGATGAAAGGATTGATGACGAACGCACCTTCTACTTTGAGGGGGGACTTACCAGCTTCGTCCGTCACCTCAACCGCAACCGGGTAGTCCGCCACCCCCTGCCCATTTATATCTCGGGTACGGCAAACGGTACCATCGTTGAGGTCGCCCTTCAGTACAATGACGGCTTCACCGAGTCCGTATTCAGCTTTGCCAACTGTGTCAACACCATCGACGGGGGCAGCCACCTCACCGGTTTCCGCACGGCGCTGACCCGCGTTCTCAACGATTACGCCCGTAAAAGCAAGCTCATCAAGGAAGATGAGCCCAACCTCACCGGAGAGGACGTCCGGGAAGGTCTCACCGCCGTCATCAGCGTTAAGCTTACCGAGCCGCAGTTCGAGGGGCAGACCAAGGCTAAATTAGGCAATCCTGAGACCAAGGGCGCCGTAGAGGTGGCAATGGGCGAAGGTTTATCCCTCTACCTTGAAGAGCACCCCGACGACCTCAAGAAGATCATCGAAAAGTGTCTGCTCGCCGCTAAAGCCAGAGAAGCCGCCCGTAAGGCGCGCGATTTGATTGTCCGCAAGAGCGGACTCTATGCCGGTACGCTCCCCGGGAAGCTGGCGGAATGCTCCGAAAAAGACCCCGCTCACTGCGAGCTGTACCTGGTTGAGGGAGACTCCGCGGGTGGCTCCGCCAAGCAGGGCCGGAACCGCCGCTTTCAGGCTATCCTGCCGCTGCGCGGTAAGATACTCAACGTGGAAAAAGCCCCGCCGGACAAGATACTGGCCCATGAGGAAATCCGGGCTATCATTACGGCGCTGGGGGCCGGCCTCGATGATGAGTTAGACCTGGCCCGGCTCCGCTACCACCGCGTCATCCTGATGACGGACGCTGATGTTGACGGTTCGCACATCCGCACCCTGTTGCTGACTTTCTTCTTCCGCCACATGATGGAGCTGATTCACCACGGGCACCTGTTTATCGCCCAGCCACCTCTTTACCGCGTCAAGTCCGCCAGGACCGAGCAATGGCTCTACTCGGAGCAGGAAAAAGAGGAAGCCCTGCGCGGGCTGAAAGGCACCCGGAATGTGGACGTCCAGCGCTACAAGGGCCTGGGCGAGATGAGCGCCGAGCAGCTCTGGGAGACCACGATGAACCCGGACACCCGCACCCTGATCACGGTAAACATTGACGATGCGGCCAAGGCTGACCAGGTGTTCAATATGCTGATGGGTGATGAAGTCCCGCCCCGAAAGGCCTTCATCCAGGCACACGCCAAGAGCGTCAAGAACCTGGATGTTTAG
- a CDS encoding DNA methyltransferase has protein sequence MEEAQEFCQARVTDCYDCAEAASCPALNELFLKYYKKNGVNNYQATTRAVPHPKNSLNELGGAEWLYFTKTLLTTSYSRRYGHELRKAHGANKPPELMKHLIEFFTRGGDRVLDPFAGVGGTLLGAAIAAPPRQCTGIEINPKWIDIYHRVVEDSNSRGEDLRRYEMIQGDCLEVLRSFDAGSFQFIATDPPYNRHLEKTMCTGQYRDFANRQTDYDMRSDDPLDLANLSTYAEYLDAMERVLGECYRVLEPKKYLALIIRDAYQDGEYIFTHVDIARRAGAQGFTPKGEIVWYEAGTRLRPYGYPYAYVPNIAHQYIVILRKEKSRASV, from the coding sequence ATGGAAGAAGCTCAAGAGTTCTGCCAGGCCCGGGTAACGGACTGCTATGACTGCGCCGAAGCCGCAAGCTGCCCGGCGCTTAACGAGTTATTCCTTAAGTATTATAAGAAGAACGGGGTCAATAACTACCAGGCAACAACCCGGGCAGTGCCCCACCCCAAAAATTCCCTCAATGAGCTTGGCGGCGCGGAGTGGCTCTACTTCACCAAGACGTTGCTGACCACCTCTTACTCCCGCCGCTACGGGCATGAGCTGCGCAAGGCGCACGGCGCCAACAAGCCTCCGGAGCTGATGAAGCACCTCATTGAGTTCTTTACCAGAGGGGGTGACCGTGTATTGGACCCCTTTGCCGGGGTGGGCGGTACTCTGCTCGGCGCCGCCATCGCCGCTCCCCCGCGGCAATGTACCGGCATTGAAATCAACCCGAAGTGGATTGACATCTATCACCGTGTAGTCGAGGATAGCAACTCCCGTGGAGAAGATCTGCGCCGGTATGAAATGATCCAGGGCGACTGCCTGGAAGTGCTGCGAAGCTTTGACGCAGGAAGCTTCCAGTTCATCGCCACCGACCCGCCCTACAACCGGCACCTGGAGAAGACGATGTGCACCGGGCAGTACCGGGACTTCGCCAACCGCCAGACCGATTATGACATGCGCTCTGATGACCCGCTTGACCTGGCTAACCTGTCAACCTACGCGGAATATCTGGACGCCATGGAGCGTGTCCTGGGCGAGTGCTACCGTGTCCTGGAGCCGAAGAAATACCTGGCGCTGATCATCCGGGACGCCTACCAGGACGGCGAGTACATCTTCACCCATGTGGATATCGCCCGCAGAGCCGGGGCGCAGGGCTTTACTCCCAAGGGTGAGATAGTGTGGTACGAGGCGGGTACCAGGCTGAGACCCTACGGCTATCCCTATGCCTACGTGCCCAATATCGCCCACCAGTACATCGTGATACTGCGGAAAGAGAAAAGCAGGGCATCAGTCTGA
- the nadD gene encoding nicotinate-nucleotide adenylyltransferase: MNSGVLGGTFDPVHNGHIVVAEETRRLLSLDEVLFIPAGDPWLKAGNSILPAEHRVQMVRLAIAGKPYFKLSTMEIDRAGPTYTVDTISELRSRLGPADELFFILGRDNLAQLPRWREPSRLIEMCRLVVVPRPGYSLPDLRSLEEAIPGISRVLVLLDKPEMDIDSTEIRNRVAQGLSISHLVPKAVDEYIKQHKLYSS, translated from the coding sequence TTGAATTCAGGGGTACTGGGCGGCACTTTTGACCCGGTCCATAACGGGCATATTGTTGTCGCTGAAGAGACCAGACGCCTCTTGAGTCTGGATGAAGTGCTTTTCATCCCGGCGGGTGACCCGTGGTTGAAGGCAGGTAACTCTATTCTGCCCGCGGAGCACCGCGTCCAGATGGTCCGCCTGGCGATTGCCGGCAAACCTTACTTCAAGCTGTCCACAATGGAAATAGACCGGGCTGGTCCCACCTACACGGTTGATACCATCAGTGAACTGAGGTCCCGGCTCGGGCCGGCTGACGAACTGTTCTTTATTCTGGGGAGGGACAATCTGGCTCAGCTTCCCCGCTGGCGGGAGCCGTCACGCTTGATTGAGATGTGCCGTCTGGTGGTGGTACCCAGGCCCGGCTATTCACTGCCTGACTTGCGTTCACTGGAGGAGGCTATTCCGGGAATATCGCGGGTGCTGGTGTTACTGGATAAACCGGAGATGGATATTGACTCCACGGAAATCAGGAATCGGGTAGCTCAGGGTCTATCAATCAGTCACCTCGTCCCGAAGGCGGTAGACGAATACATCAAGCAACACAAGCTGTACTCAAGCTGA